TTTCTGGACAGACTCATTCGGGATACAAGTGCTGAGGTTCTGGTGCTAGAACCGGGTCGTCTGCGGTTGCTGGGACAGGCTGAACCTGTAGTAATGGCCCAGAGTAGAGTTCAGCAGTTTGTAGCACTATTCCAGGTAGGTAATATGTTATCGCATACTACTATAATTATGGCTTACACTGCAGTGTAGGCCAGTAATGGAAACAAAACCTCTAAGTGGACCTTGATAACCTAAGCAGTAATACACTGTATGGATCTCTATCATCATGTCTAACTTTTATCATGTAGGTTTTACATTACAGTGAGAATGTAGATGTAGCCGGCAAGGGACTGAACCAATTGTACCATTCATTTTGTAGAGGTCTAGACAAGATTGTTAAAACAGTTTATGtttagaaatgttttcatcaacaaacatacaaaatgcTAAGTTTCTGAATTATACATTGTGGTGATCTCATGCTTATCTAACTGTAAAAAACAGTGTTGTAGAAAATAATTAGACTGAAGGCATCATCTTTACTTACCTTTTAATATAAATGAATCAGTAGGATATTGGATTATTGGTACTCTGACAGTTCAAATATGCAGTGCAGTGTTGGGAGAGAATGGCCCTACCCTTTGATTTCTCCCTCATAAACCCCTGTCATCATCAAGTGTCaccctgtgtctttgtgttaaGGAGAAGAGAAGTCTACCAAGCGACAGAGAGCCAGCAGTGAAGAGAGCCTTCAAGTCTTTTGTAGAAGAAAGAGCTGACAAGTTTACTATGGAGCTTCTACTGCTGCCCAGTGCACTGAAGGAAGAGTTGCTGGGACTGGCCCACAGCCCCACTGGCATAAACGCCTCATCCCTGGTTAGTGGATAGTTTTTATTAACTAtagggattttttttattaaataaaggtAATTCAGATTATTGAATTTTGAGCTTCGATTATTGATCATTTTGGTTTATCTTCTAGCgaacacaatttttttttaatgattgaatacattttttttgCCTAATATGTAGGTTTAGAaacagacagattgaaacagaTTGTGCAAATTTTGGCAGCTATAAGGTCAATATAGAATTTAAAAGACTTCACACTGAATCTGGTCTTATTAGGAGAACCACATAGGGTTCAAAAGGAAGTACAGTCTGAACCACAAGCATGAGAACTGTGTGATGGGAATTTGCACTGTATTTTCCTAACACGGGATTGACCTTTTGTTTCCGTCACCAGGTTCACCCCAACCACGCACTGCACCCAAGCATAGAGGTGGACCAGGATCGCTCGCAAAATAGCACTCCTGTGACAGAGCTCTCCAACCGTATTCTGGACACCAGCTTTGAAGAAAAGGGGACCACAACCGCACCTGTTAGTGGAGGTGGTAAAGCAACAGGTGGCGGGATCGGCTTAGGTCCTGACGTCATCCTGCTCAACGGCACTCGGCCCTCACACAAACGTCGTTCATCCGAGAGCGAAACTCGTAATACAAAAAGACAATATTCTCTGGAGAGGAGGGACGAATcaccagacagagacagagagagacagagggacagagaggtcCAGGGTGGTGGTAGTGACTGTAGATCCAAAACCCCCTCTGCATCAgcatccctctcctcctcagcgaAGGCCAACACAGTCGATCCGCATATGCTGGACTCTAATGAGGGATTGTCAGATGAAGGTGAGGCTGTCAGTCCAGAAACCAACCTTCGCTGCCTGGTCAACTTCTTTAGGTAAATATTTGCAATTTAATTTGTCGTTTGTGTGATATTAGGTCTGTCAGGCGCAACCTCttaacagaattattaataGTAATACTTTGACTTAGCTTTGTATTGTGCTGTAAAGGGTACAAATAGCTGATACAGCACCTTCCTCAGGGTGTGACGTAACAACGTGGCAGAATAAAAATAGATTCAAATGAGATGTGTCTTGACTAAACTGTAAAATCGTGGAGTCCATCACAAACCGTATGAAACTTTGTGGGCAACTAAATTCACTGTGCGCCCTGTCGACACGTCTACAATGTTTGGGATCGAATACTGGAGCGGCATACTGTGGCATGCTGGGAGTATTTAATCACCACGCCTTAAACACGCCTTTTTAAACGTCCATTTAACACTCATGTAATGCAAGATGAAATGTTGTTGAATCCAATTTTCTTCAGGACCATGGGTTACcagaaggaggtggtggagcgTGTCGTCAAGGAGACGGGACAAACGGAAGATACATTCCTCATTCTGGAGAAGATTGTTGAGGAAACTAGGCATTATGAAGATGGGCTGAAAGCAGTAGAAAAAAGACAATTGGATTTTGTGCAGTCTCCTGACGCttcctcgtcatcctcctctgcagtcTCTCGGTTTCGAGAGAAGGACCTTAACAGAACACTTGTAGACTCAGTCAGGTCCAAAGAGAGCATTAAGACAAATCAGCATGGAGGCAGCACCAACGGTCTGGGACACCGAAGGCAGTGCAGCGGCAGCGAGGCCACCACTCAGCAGGTACGTTTGTCTTTGTGAAATCACTGAAATCTGAAATTTTTGGCTTGTTCTGACTGTTTGAAATTTGTAAATCTAGTCCAGTTGCTTCTCCTTTATGCTGCCCTCaagcattattattaaaatgtagtttttaCATGGCATTGATTAAATGGTGAATTCAATTATAATTTCAGACTTTCCCCATTAAGAGAAGCTCCAGTGCTCAGGGTGGTGCAGTAAATTACGACGTTATTACCattgacgacgatgatgatgacgtCACCCCTTCAGAAACCAAAACGGCAGAAAGTAGGACTTCCCATGCAATGAAGATGACACATCCTGACGTGTTTGGGTCCAGAACAGACTACTTGGCGCGGGGAGGGAGCAGCGTTTCATCCAAGGACTACCTGTCGAGGGGAGGGACTCAGACTTTAGGAGCATCAGTTAAAGTGGAGACCGTGACAGCGCTGCGCAGCACACCTCAGTGGTTGactgccaccaccaccacgctggCATCAACCCCCACTGTATGTATTACTGTGCATGACTTTTGACCCGACACTGACAAACATCCTGATACAATCATTCAAAGGGCTTGTTTTCTAGGATAGCTAGTCCTGATATAGTTTGATAAATACAACTAAATGTTGGGAAAATTGAATGACCTTCCTTTCCCCtaaggaggaaaaaaactgtTCTGTGAAGCTGATgaacattaaaatacatttcaatGTCTTTATCTTTATTAGCTATGATTGGGATGTTAACACAATCATGCCTGAAAGAGAATACAATAACAACCTTCCAAGACCCCATGGTTCATGTTTTTAAGATTATTGATTGAGATTGATGATTGAGTATGCATGTCCCCACAAAGCGAGGCGTGGACTGATAGTAATATTCCTcgtgtttttctctcctcttcgtTTTCTTCAGTCTGCTCAGCCTGTCATACGCACCTCTGCCTCACCCTATCAAACCATTGCTCACACCGGTGCAGTCAGACCTGCAAATGATCCTCCAATACCCCTGGTCACTGGCTTGACTCGCTTCCATCAGTCGCTGAGAACTCCCTACACTCTGAAGCTGCCGAACGAACCTGGGTGTCCAGAGCTCAGACACATCATCATAGATGGCAGTAACGTGGCTATGGCGTGAGtccacacacagaaaagcaaaTATCATGCTGTTGGATCCCAATTAGAACtaaacagcttgtgtttttatCCTTGCAACAGTAGAGAGAAAAGGGTGACTTGTGTGTGTATAACATCTCCATTTGAAAACATATGGTGCTGAGGTGTAGattcatacatttttaaaaatctttcaTGTATGTGTCATTTGAAGACTGAGGTTCAATGACAAACATATCTTGAAATTTGACAATCTCCTTGTACTTATCAAACTTCTTGGTCCAGTCTCATCTCTGAAAGTGTTGTAGGTTTTGTTTGGGGGATTTTTACATTTCTCCACAGCAGTGCACATTAGTTAAGCTGGCTGCAGAAAGGTTTACATGCGAAAATGCTTCTTGTATAGTTGCACTGCACATCTGCCTTTGTGCGTCTTAATCATAAGCTTTTGTCTTAATTTAAGTATTTTTGTAACTACCTGATTATGGAAATGGATTAGGTAATAATAATTAGGTAAGGTGATGTCATATTAACATGCAGCCCACAGGATGACCCTAGAAGCAGCTGTATCTATAGCAATGCCACGACAGGATACCCAAGTTATGTAGTCGTTTATACCACTGTACACTATACAAAGTGGTTCACAGGCATCTGTGAATAAAGGGCCCTTTTGTGGTCACAATGATGTAATGTTTATAGATGTTCATGCATTTGTTCATGTTCAGTCTATCAACATGAACAAATAGATCACTCATGAGTTTCACTGATTAAATGATCAGAATCACAGAGCATGTTTTTCTCCTCACTTAGATTCAGCGTGTCTGTAAGTCCTGTGATGACAGTTACACACCTGTATCACATGTACCATGTTTAGTATGGATTGGCTGTAACTACAACCCGTTTTGTGTAGGTGCACCAAAACCGCCCCGAGCGTTCACTGTGATGTCACTCACCGCTTTTTGCACGAGAGTGTGCTGTTGAAGCCTGGCAGAGTGAGGCTGCTGTAGCGGCATCATATTAGTGTATGTGGGTGTACCATGAGGGTGTTTTTGAGAAGTAAGACCTTTTCTAGTAACGATGAATTTTTGCAGTGAGCGAGGCGTTTGCCACTCTTGTGTCTGTATGTATCACACAGGCACATATTAGGTCATATTAGAGCCATGTCTCCTCAGCTGGAGGTCACCGGGCCCTGACTTCTCTCTTTTGTAATAACTTGCTTTTATATTGTGAGTCACTCTCGTCCCCTTTCGTCTTTGCTCCTTGCTTACCAGAAAAAGGCTTAAACAAGGCCACCGTGTGCATCACTCTGGATGAATAGGTTTTTTCTTAAAACTGCTGATCGCTATTGTGTTTCTTAGGTCGTGGCAAGTGAGTTTTTCTAAACTCATTCAACTTCTAATGTgtacaagtaaaaaaaatatattcttTTTCTATAGTATAAATTGAATTGCAGTAAAGTTGTTTTGCTAAGCTCTGGCATGGTTTTCCTTGTCAGGCTCTGTTCCTGGTTTGCCTTTACTGGCTACACACTGTCTTCCTGCCCTCTTGTCAATCATCACTTTCTCTTTCAACACTCAGTGGAACTTCCCTGTTGCACTGCGGCTTTGACCACAGACAGAACACCATCTTCTTCTGTAGCGCGTGTGTTATGTGGTATACAGAGGGCTAGTGAATGCTCAGGTGTGCATGCTAGGCTAAACTTGGGATATTACACGTGCAAGAACTGCAGCTTCTTTATTGACCCCCACATTTTGATTAATGTGAATCTTGCTTGTTGTCCTGTCCTTATAGCAAGCAGCTACACTGCCTAGGACAGAAGACTCATTCACAAAGCAGGGTGTTGACCATTTAGAACAGTTTTTCGCATCTCTCACATCAGGACGATTTTCTAGAAGACTAGTGATAAAAAAAACTTGTTAATGTTCAGATTTTCCCCAACATAGAAAAAGTTCATCATAGATGAAAAGACCATTGTACATCATTTTGGCATATGTTGGTGAGACACACAAAATGCATTAAAAGCATGTAGACTATTAGCTGAGGTCAAGAGTGGTGTTTTGGGTTTgtggctcacagcagcagcatcctgttcCTGGGAGTTTCTCATCTCTCTGTTTATGTTGTCTTGTGGTCTGTATTACAGCTGTCTGACGTTTGTGTACATACTGTGAACGTCACTGTCATCAATGTGGGTCAGTTAGATTTTGGGTGTTTGGGTGACAAtttgtgtaaacaaacaaacaactgtgtgtgtgtgtgtgtgtgtgtgtgtgtgtgtgtgtgtgtgtgtgtgtgtgtgtgtgtgtgtgtgtgtgtgtgtgtgtggtgtgtgtgtgtgtgtgtgtatatatatatatatatatatatatatatatagatatatatattatatatatatatatatatatatatatatatatatatatatatataacatgcTCTGATTTTCCTGTACTGAAAAACTTGATTACATAAGAGAGACCATATGTTCATTCAAGGATTGTAAGTCCAGTAAGTTAAGTTAATATCTCTGCATTTCAGCTGAGCGATGGTCATTGGTGTTTACAGAACAGCTTTAACATGGGGATTTTAAATTGATTTCTTTGGATGAAGTTTTATAGGTTCAGTTAATATGTTATTGCAAAGATCAGACTTGAGTCTAATGACTCTTGGAAAGCAAATGAAGTTTTAGAGTATGTATGCGTACATGCGTCCGTCTGCTCCCAGTTCTCATGCTgtcattctcctcctctccagtcaTGGCCTTCATCGATTCTTCTCCTGTCGAGGCATCGCACTGGCTGTTGAGACATTTTGGAAACGGGGTCACAGGGAAATCACAGTATTTGTCCCTCAGTGGCGTCAAAAGAGAGACCGGCTCACAACAGGTGCTATGCTACATGTGGACCAGGCAGTTTGGTATTATCGCACTGAAGTGCTCTGGCTccgtcctccaacacatctgtAAACGGAGCACGGATTAACCCCCTAATGGGCCAAAGTTATGTCTTTATTGAGAACCTAAACACTGCAATTGCATATTCTTTAAGCTCAATGTTAATGAAAAACAGTAAAGGACATTATTTGAataatttacaaaataaaaattacaGATGATTGCTGCTTAGCCCAATAAATATGCACTTGActttgaaatgaaacacaacagaTCACAGAAGAAAGGCGACTACAATTTGCTGGACTTACCAGCCTGTCTGTGGGCTCCAAATACATCAGCAATACATGACACACAGCGAAAGGAAACATCTGAGAGCAATTAAatctgaaaacaaaagaaatcaaagaaatgccattttaaaatatttgagTAGGGTAACTGTCCAGTATTAATGGATATGTTGATGTGTTATTGCAGAgcaacattttttaaatcaacTGGAAGATCTGAGGCTCCTCTCCTTCACTCCCTCCAGAGAGGTCTGTGGACAGAGGATTTCCTCCCATGACGACAGGTAGTTTGCCTAAATGACACAGATGATGAATGCTTCTGAAGAATTCATAACAAAGCAAGAACAAATTATGCTTCGACTAGTGGGGGAAGAGATTTAACCACTTTGTTTTCTCTACAGAATTTATTTCCCTTATGAATTTATTCCCATGTGTTTGGGTAAAGCTGCAAATTAAAGCCAGGTCTCCCAAGTCAGTGTTtttgctgaatgttttttttgttgttgtttttgtgatcTTATTTACCTGCACGTCACGTGTAAGAGAAAGCTAAATATAACTGGACTGAGCCAGAGATGGGTTTCTGGGAAACTCCTCAGTGTCTAatactctgtctctgtcccactCTTATCTCTGACTTTCAGATTCCTGCTTCATCTCGCAGAAAAAACGGATGGGATTATTGTAACCAATGACAATCTGAGAGACTTTGTTGATACATCTGACACCTGGAGGAAGATCATCCAAGAGAGGtgattgtttttggtttgtcatAAACGCAGCTCAGTCATTCAGTTATACACTCTCTTACCCAGAGAGATGACATGACATTTCAACCCACATCCAGGCAGCCTGCCAACCACAAGATGGGTTGTACTTTTTTATGATTTGATATTTAATTTtacacacttttattttaataaataatcaatcactttatttttataaataatcAGTCACTAGACAAGTCTGTATTATTTTAGTTTGGAAGAATATGTCGATGGGATATTTACGAGGGCTTTATATCGAGGTGTTCATTTATGGAGAAACCTTTTTACTTACAGGTTGCTTCAGTTCACTTTTGTGGAGGACCACTTTATGATCCCTGATGACCCCCTGGGAAAAAATGGACCTCACATCGACATCTTCCTGCGTAAAGATAACAGGTTGGGGATAGCTTGTATTTTTAGAGCAGACTAGTAGTGAAGGTAAATCAGTCGTCTAGATGATCACTAATGGGTGTCCCTGTAATTGTTACGCTCAGGAGATCTCCaatcactcctcctcctctgagaccCTCAGACCTCCAGTCGTCTTCCCAGCAGCAACCAGTTTATGTCCAGGCCCTCCACACTGCTCCTCGGGTCTCTGCCTCCACACCccggcctcctccctccttgaTTCCCCACTCTGGGCCCTGGGTCCACTCTGGTCCCCCTGAATGGCACCCTCCCCGACgttcccctcctccttcaccctctccccctcctcagcGGTCTCCAGGGGAGACGTCGGAGTTAAAGAGAAGGCTCTACGACATCTTCCCAGACCAGAAGCAGCGGATTGACCGCATCCTCAGTGACAACCCATATATGAGAGACTTGAACGCCTTGTCTGGGTTGTTGCTGGGATGAGGAACTGCCACAGCTGTGtgaatacaaaaataaatgtggtATATGTGACAgcataaatataatttatttcacCATATCTTCCAGCCTGGAGGATTTTtttggatgatgatgatgattattgcTGTTTTACACAAATACTGATTATCAAACCAGCTGCTACTGGCAAAAATTATTATTGggatgtttttttcctccatttaaAATAAGTGAACATCACTAGTGTCTTTAGAAACAAAAGTATTAATAAAAATCATTTGTTGCTTAAAGCAGTCTATACTTCTCAGTTGACAAAAGATTAAGATTCCCTGAACTTTGTAGCAGCACcagaaaataaatgtacaaacCGGTACCTGAAATTGTTCCAGCTCTTCCAGTGTGTTGGTGGCTCCAGCTCAACACCTAATTCATTTTTACAATCCTTGATTACCTTCAACCTCCTCAAAGAGACAATCTCATGAACAGGACATTTTCAGGCTTTTGCATGGCTTCACATTGCAAACATACCGTGTGATATATACAATTGTGTTTTCTTAAACAGAGAATTTCAGTGAACAGTCTCAGCATTACGCAGTTATAACACCAGCACGGCAACGATGCAAACATTAACATTCCCTGTGGAGTTTCTAACCTGCTGACCAACACGTGAACATGTGATGTGCAGCCTAACCAGTGGTTTCAGCAGTGCTTGCTAGTAGCAGTGGCggttttaaaatgcattaaaaaacacagtttgaaTGTAAACATAACTTTGATTTGTTGATATCAAACTCCAGAGGGACTGTTTCCCAGTGCACTTGATTAGTTGTACAATGATAAAAAGATACAAAATACAAAGATCTTTTATTGTTGCATCATCACACTCACATTTAGATTTAGTTTTAACAGTATGATGCTACATATTATTAGATGTTGCATTGTGCACTTTTGTTTCACTATGACTTATATTCCAATGCTGATCTGATCCATTACTGAAACCGAAGCAGCTCGTCTGTTACACTACAGCAGCCTAAACATTCGTTGTTTAAAGTTTATTCCTAATAACTTGTAAAAATATTTCTTGTTATGAGAAATTGACCAAATTTTTTTTGTCCGTTTGAGCACAATATTTCTTTTCAAATGGTCTTTACACCACCCAGTACCCTGGCAGAAACCAGTTGAGGCCTTTATACCCTACAAACAAATAAGTCTGTTTATCAATGACTGAGCTGTGACATGATCAGACGTGACCTTTGCTTGCTCTGTGTTGTTTCccaaactgttgtttttttaagctgTGGAAACccagctgctgaaacagaaTTCATTGTTCTTATGGTTTATGACTACGCACCTTGGATGACCCGTTCCAAGAACCAGTTGAAACAGTTCGATATTAAACACTGTTTTTGGGAGAATACACTAGTTCTAAAATCAACACGTTTTGTTGTGAGACACTTTGTGTTCTTGGCCAACACATGCCGCTTTATTGGCAGTTGGATGAAAAACACTACAAGAGTTCAGATTTatctttgtttaatattaaattcGAACTGTGCCACATAAAATACCCTTGCTCACCAAAATAAGTCTTACAGACACTGAATTATTTGAGTTATTTGTAAAAAGTATTTAAAAGCTCACCTTTATGCACTGATGAGGACTCATGCTGTAGTGAGTGAAATACAGTTTCATTGATGAATTTCCAGAAAGCTTGTAGTGTTTTTCTAACGTCACAGAGAATGTGGACTGCATCAGAGTTTTGTAATATACAGACACTTTAAATCTCTGCACAAAAACTTTACAAGGTGTCAAAATCATTTTGGTTTCCatttgctttgttgttgttgctgtaagTCTTATCAAAGGACTTTTGTTGTATTATATGTTCTTGTGTACAGAATGTTCATTTCGTTCTATAAATACAAGCCTTTCTTGCCCATGGTGCACACATGTTTTTATGTACgtgataaataaatacagcagtCCCTTGAACCTTTATTTGCGTTCCCATCATTCTAGATTTCATACTGTATCTTGTGCTTTCAGTGCTAGCATCCTGTCACTCACCAGTTTTCTAACACTTTGTTCTTGTGAGGGCTATAGGTATGCTGGTGCTTATCCCAGGGGTACACAGTGGCCCAGTGACGCCAACAAGGACCTGTCCTGGTCTgacccaggtgcctttctgtgtggagttaaatgtccacacagaaacagataTGTTTGTGGGGCTCCCTACAGTCCGTCTGTGTGGGCTCTCTGGTTTCCCAAACATGCGCTTGGGCTAAGTGGAGACTGAGAGTTGCTGTAAGGGCTTAGTGAGtccttgtctgtctgtgggtTTACCTGATCTGTTTCCCAATGACAGCTTActccaattcaattcaattcagttcagtttcattTATATAACATGAGTTCACAACAAAAGTTGTCCATCTCCAGGCACTTAGAAGGATAAAGCAGATGAATGAAGGTTGTGTGAATGTGCTGTACTATGAATCCTGGTATGTAACAGATTCTAGTaacatgtatgtttgtgtcaGGCATGGTAAAACTGCTGTTTATTCACTAGGAGGCGCTGTGCATTCAGCCATGGCCGTTAAAGTGAGGACCTTGATCATGGGCTTCACATTATATGGCTTCAACAGATGTCATCTGCACCATGTGTGACCACAGGTCTACATTTACTGTGATAAAAGTAGTTAAATACACTAAGACACACTATATCAGTCGTTTTTAGAAATAATTGGCTACAGTTGGAGAACAGTTGAAAATATTGAACATTTTCACCTTTATGCAGGAGGACTGAACTGATTAAATTAGAATTAGTGATGTGCAAGTGGATTAAGTTATGAATCCCATAACTGATTAAAGCATATCTTTaataattgtgtaatcaaaaaACTCTTTTCCTTCTGTTTAACTTTGTCATTGCATGTCTAATGACAACTCTTTGATGTATTCATGTAAATTTAGCTCATTCAGAATTAAACAGTGAGCGGTTGTTAACAATGAGGTAATTACTTACGGCTGTGTAATCTTACAGCATAAAAACTATTGATGCTCAGTTCAGTCACTATTTTTAAAGGCAATTTATATTTGCAGTCATGTCACCCACACATTTCCAAGTGTGAAAGCTTTTCTTAAAAATCGTGGGTGTGTCATGTACCATACAACATTTCCCTGACTctcctgtttggtttgttgcACCTGTTGGGGCAGAACAACCATGAGccattttatagttttttttaccTCACAATTTTTTTGTGACTATAGAAACTCAGCTATGCCCAACTTTCACCAGAATAGTTAAAAACATCTGTCCAGTTGTGACCCGAAGCTGTGGCATGTAAAAAGCCTTAGTGTTAAAGGCTGTGTCCATGTAGACAGGACAGATGCCAAAAGGAAATACATCTGGTGGGGCCTAAACGTCACACTGTACTTCCTGATATTGGATATGGAAGGATGTTGAAGTGAGGCCCTGCTGGGGACCTTGAATCCAACGTAGGTTGTTACACAAGCGCACGAGCGCCCTTCTTTTAGACATTTTGTCTTGATGCAAATGCGTGTGGTCCATCTCACACCCCAGACTCAGATCAGCTTTAGAACGATCTACACTAAGTGGATCATCAAAACGCTCAATatgtttcagtaatgttttcAGGCAAAAGTGgaataaactaaataaagatCAAGAGGATGTAGAAAGGAAATCAAGTCAGCACAGCTTGTCTTAGATTCAAACTGTATTATTATCATATCTATTATATTACATATCTTGCTTCACTCAAGATCTCACTCAATGGTGAAAGAAATGCATGCAGCCTGTCTTTCATTATTCAAACACATGTGCCTTGTTTCAGGCCAACGCCAACCATGTGCGTGTCCAGAGAATATTCCTCGGCTGCGACGGAAAATACTGATGCAATCATATGCAGGTTTGCTGTAGTCAAGCAATAGTCTGGGGAGAGTTCCCCAGAGGCCTGGCAGTGTAATGTGGGACATGCTGCAGTGTGCTTTGTTGCAAACAGAGGTCTTTGCAATAGCAAGCTGTGGTTCATAAGCAAATAGCTACACA
The genomic region above belongs to Betta splendens chromosome 6, fBetSpl5.4, whole genome shotgun sequence and contains:
- the n4bp1 gene encoding NEDD4-binding protein 1, producing MSTTRPLLGMRRVTELTCSEQPSSRLPAPAGRQQHEPPTVDEFTVLEDKEDELKCAKPRVEQVFKVTFTIIGLLDHTGQQHGSKTSRQIWLQLKGNRDDVSKAKEYVRGLCDPELHKQERYPVDMHCIFAGARGLFLDRLIRDTSAEVLVLEPGRLRLLGQAEPVVMAQSRVQQFVALFQEKRSLPSDREPAVKRAFKSFVEERADKFTMELLLLPSALKEELLGLAHSPTGINASSLVHPNHALHPSIEVDQDRSQNSTPVTELSNRILDTSFEEKGTTTAPVSGGGKATGGGIGLGPDVILLNGTRPSHKRRSSESETRNTKRQYSLERRDESPDRDRERQRDREVQGGGSDCRSKTPSASASLSSSAKANTVDPHMLDSNEGLSDEGEAVSPETNLRCLVNFFRTMGYQKEVVERVVKETGQTEDTFLILEKIVEETRHYEDGLKAVEKRQLDFVQSPDASSSSSSAVSRFREKDLNRTLVDSVRSKESIKTNQHGGSTNGLGHRRQCSGSEATTQQTFPIKRSSSAQGGAVNYDVITIDDDDDDVTPSETKTAESRTSHAMKMTHPDVFGSRTDYLARGGSSVSSKDYLSRGGTQTLGASVKVETVTALRSTPQWLTATTTTLASTPTSAQPVIRTSASPYQTIAHTGAVRPANDPPIPLVTGLTRFHQSLRTPYTLKLPNEPGCPELRHIIIDGSNVAMAHGLHRFFSCRGIALAVETFWKRGHREITVFVPQWRQKRDRLTTEQHFLNQLEDLRLLSFTPSREVCGQRISSHDDRFLLHLAEKTDGIIVTNDNLRDFVDTSDTWRKIIQERLLQFTFVEDHFMIPDDPLGKNGPHIDIFLRKDNRRSPITPPPLRPSDLQSSSQQQPVYVQALHTAPRVSASTPRPPPSLIPHSGPWVHSGPPEWHPPRRSPPPSPSPPPQRSPGETSELKRRLYDIFPDQKQRIDRILSDNPYMRDLNALSGLLLG